In Spirochaeta thermophila DSM 6578, the DNA window TGGGTGGCACAGGGTGGGAGGGGAGGACCCTCTCCGAACTCTTCCAGCTCGTGTGGTTTCCCGATCGGGTGCTCCTTCCCCGAGGGGAGATCACGACCCTCATCTATATACGGATATACAGGGCGCTGCTCTTTCTGATAGGATCGTTTCTCGTGCTCGCCCTTGCATGGAGGGGACGCTACAGGGCTGCGAGGCGATCGTGGGGATTGCTCGTGGTGGGGGGATCTCTCGTGGCTGCGGCGGTGTGGTGGGTTGCGGATATGATGGAGAAGGGAGGCGCCCGTCTCATCGCGGCGGCCATGGCGCTGGGTGGGAGCGGGGCGGCGGTCGCCGTCCTCGTCGTGGGGAGCGCCGTGCTCCTGGGCCTCAGCCTCCTCCTCCTGGTGAGGGCGATGCAGTGACAGGGTGTACCGACAGAGGGAGGACGAAGCGATATGAGGTTTCTGGTGACAGGGAGTGCCGGTTTCGTGGGGTTCCATCTCGTGGATCTCCTCCTGCGGAAGGGACACGAGGTGGTGGGGATCGACAACCTCTCCCCCTATTATGACGTGGGGCTCAAGAAGGCGCGTCTTGCGGAGCACGGAATCGTGGTAGGCGAGCGGGGGGAAGGGATATCCTCGAGGATCCGCGATGGCTACACCTTCTACTTCGGAGACATTCGGGACAGCGGCTTCCTGGAGACCCTCCTCCGGCGTCACGGGGTGGAACGTGTCATCCACCTCGCGGCCCAGGCAGGGGTCCGGTATTCCCTCACCCATCCGGAGGTCTACCTGCAGAGCAACATCGAAGGGTTCTGGGTCGTGCTCGAGGCTTCGAGGCGCTGCGGAGTGGAGAGACTGGTGTACGCCAGTACGTCGAGCGTCTACGGGCTCAACGAGAAGGTCCCGTTCTCCGAGCGGGATGGGGTCGATCATCCGGTGAGCTTGTACGCGGCCACCAAGCGCTCGAACGAGCTCTTTGCACACGTCTACAGCCACATCTACGGCCTTCCCACCATAGGGCTCAGGTTCTTCACCGTCTACGGGCCCTGGGGACGTCCCGACATGGCCTACTTCTCTTTCACCGAGCGCATCCTCAAAGGCGAGCCCATAGAGGTCTTCAACCACGGTCGTATGGAGCGGGACTTCACCTATGTGGAAGACGTGGTGGAGGGAGTCGCGCGGGTGGCGGAGCATCCTCTCCCTGAGAGGCGGGACTGGGATCCGAGTGATCCCCGGCCCGACAGATCGTCGGCTCCCTTCTGGGTCTACAATATAGGCCACGGTTCGCCCGTGGGCCTCATGGACTTCATCAGAGCCATCGAGGAGGCGCTGGGTCGGGAGGCCAGGATCGTCTATCGTGAGATGCAACCCGGGGACGTGGTGGCCACCCATGCGAGTACGGAATCGCTCGAGGAGGCCGTGGGTTACCATCCCTCCACCCCGCTTTCGGAAGGGATCCGGCGGTTCGTGGCATGGTACTGTTCGTACTACGGAATCGAGCGGTGACTACGACTCTTTCCTGATGCGGGCCCCGAGATGCTGGAGTCGTTCCACGAGATCCTCGTATCCCCGTTCTATCTGGTAGACGTTGTGGATGAGGCTCTCACCTTCCGCACAGAGGGCGGCGATCACCATGGCCATCCCTGCCCGTACGTCGGGCGAGGTGAGTTCGGAGCCCCGAAGCCGTGAAGGTCCTGAGACCACGGCGCGGTGGGGGTCGCAGAGTATGATGCGTGCGCCCATCTCGATGAGTTTGTCCACGAAGAACATGCGTGACTCGAACATCTTCTCGTGGATGAGGATGGTTCCCTCGGCCTGGGTGGCCACCACGGTCATGATGCTCGTGAGGTCGGCCGGGAATCCGGGCCACGGGGCATCGTCTATCTTGGGAATGGCCCCTCCCAGATCGGGCACCACCTTGAGGGATTGCCCGGCCGGCACGTGGATGGTGCGCCCCTCTTGTTCCCAGTAGATCCCGAGCTTCCCGAAGGCGAGTTTGGTCATCCTGAGGTGCTGGGGGTCTGCATTCTCTATGACCACATCGCCCCTGGTGACGGCCGCGAGTCCGATGAACGAACCCACTTCCATGTAGTCGGACCCTATGGCGAAGGTGGTACCCGAGAGGCGCTCCACTCCTTCGATGGTGAGGACGTTCGAACCGATCCCCGAGATCTGCGCTCCCATCTGGTTCAGCATGTGGCAGAGGTCCTGTACGTGGGGCTCGGACGCCGCGTTCCGTATCACGGTGGTGCCTTCGGCGAGCACGGCGGCCATGATGGCGTTTTCGGTGGCCGTCACCGAGGCCTCGTCCAGGAAGATCTCGTCCCCCACCAGTCTGTGGGCCGTGAGCCTGAAGACGCCGTCGATCTCCACCCGGGCGCCCAGGGCGGAGAGGGCGAGGAAATGGGTGTCGAGCCTCCTTCGACCGATCACGTCTCCGCCGGGGGGTGAGAGTACTGCCTTCCCGGTACGGGCCAGGAGGGGGCCTGCGAAGAGGATGGAGGCCCGGATGAGCTTCGCCTTCTCTTGAGGGATTTCTGAGGTGACGATATCGGTGGTCTTGAGCCTGTAGGAGTCTTTACGAAGGCGCGTGACCTGGACGCCGAGGTACTGGACGATGTCGAGCATCACCCTCACGTCCTGGATGTCGGGCACGTTCTCGAGGACCACCTCTTCGTCGGTGAGGAGACAGGCGGCGATACAGGGGAGTGCTGCGTTCTTGTTCCCCTTGGCGAGGATGGTGCCTTTGAGCGGGAAGCCGCCTTCGATTCGGTATCTCATGGTGCCTCACTCTACGGATTGGTGGGGGGTCTGTCAATGAGAAACTCGAAGGGGGGGTCCTGGAAGGGGAAGGCCTTGAGTCCGAGAAAGGCGGTGGCGACGAAGGATCCTTCCCCGGTCTCGATGCGGACCGGGACCAGGATCTTCTCCCCCGGCATTCCTCCGTCCGGAAAGGGGTTCTCCGAGATCTCGGGGAAGGTGATCCCTCGGATCCCGTGGAGCCTGAAGGTGTTCCCTTCTTCTATGACGAAGACGTCCTCCAGTGTCTCCGCTTCCTCCACGCAGGCGTAGGAGAGGAAGGGTTCGGGTCCGTTGCGGATGAGCCTTCCGGCCTTCGAGAAGAATGCCTTCAGGCTGCGTACGATGCCGAGCGACCGTTCGAGCGAGAATCGGATCCCGTTCCAGGTGTACCAGGAGAGATAGGTCTCCCGGCCCACGCCCTCCTCGCGTACGGTCTCCCTGACCAGCACGTCGATGGTGCCGTCTGTGTCGAGGTCCTGGAAGGAGGTGGTCATGGAGGGCCTGGTGAAGAAGGTGTCGATCGACGGCAGGCCGTTCCCGCCGGAGGAGACGAGGAGATGCACGATCTTCTGGGGTTTGAGGCAGGTGAGAAGGAGCGCTATCCCTCTGCGGGGGGAGGCGAGGGTGAGGGAGCGTGCCTCCTTGAGCACGGGATACCGGCCGAGGGGGAGGCGCTCCAGGCCCTGTTCCGTGACCCACGCGATCGCGAGGTCGGGCAGATCTTCGGTCTGGTAGATACGGTTGATGTCGGAGAGCTCTTCCCAGCGGTATGGGGCGCCGGGAGTGCACAGGATGAGGGCCTCCCCGGTGTCGGACCGGAAGGCCGCCACCGGCCGGCCGTCCTTGCCGTGTACGGGGAAGAGATCGGGGGGGAGGGAGGGGAGGGGTTTTTCCGCGGGAGTGGGGAGGGCGGGGGAGGGTGGGGGGGCGATGGGAGGGGACGGTGCCGGCGTACGACAGGAGGCCCAGAGCAGTGCACACGCGAGGATTGCATATTTTTTCGTTTTCAGGGCCGTTCTACCGCGATAATGCATAAGTATACCGTTTGTGTATTGCTAAAACCCCTCATCTCTGCAATGATTGAGCCTGATCATTGTAGCACAGGATGGAGGACCCGGAAAGATGAAGGTGATGAAGTTCGGAGGGAGCTCTGTCGCCGATGGGCCGAAGATCGCCCACGTGGTGGAGCTGGTGAGGAAGGCTCGGGAGAGGGAGCCGGTGGCGGTCGTGCTCTCGGCCATGAAGGGGGTCACCGACCTCCTCCTCTCCATGGCCCGCAAGGCCGAATCGGGGGATCCCTCGTACCGTGAGGACCTCTCTTCGCTCACCTCCAGGCAGAAGGAGACACTCTCCTCTCTCATGGGGGATGGGACACAGGCCGGGGCGGCGTGGGATGCCGTCTCCGCACTGCTCGAGGATCTCTCGAGCATCCTTCACGGCATCGAGCTCGTGCGCGAGTGTTCCAGGCGGAGTCTCGACCTGGTGGCGAGCTTCGGCGAACGTCTCAACTGCACCCTCGTGACCCGCTACCTTCTCTCGCTGGGTGAGAGGGCGGAGTACGTGGACGCGAGGGAGGTGGTGCTCACGGACGACTCGTTCGGGAGCGCGGTGGTGCAGTTCGAGGAGACCTATGGGAGGATCCGTGAGAGGCTCGCCGGGGATGCGATCTATGTGGTGACGGGATTCATCGGCGCAACCAGAGAGGGGGTGACGACCACTCTGGGAAGGAACGGCTCTGACTACAGTGCGGCCATCGTGGGGGCCGGAGTGGGTGCCGAGGAGGTGGAGATCTGGACCGACGTCGACGGAGTCCTGAGTGCCGATCCCCGGGTGGTTCCTGAAGCCTTCGTCCTCGAGGAGGTTTCGTTCCAGGAGGCGATGGAGCTCTCCTATTTCGGGGCCAAGGTGATACATCCCTACACCATGATCCCTGCGGTGGAGCGGGACATCCCCATCGTGATAAAGAACACGATGAATCCCGGGTTTCCGGGTACGCGTATCGTG includes these proteins:
- a CDS encoding NAD-dependent epimerase/dehydratase family protein, with amino-acid sequence MRFLVTGSAGFVGFHLVDLLLRKGHEVVGIDNLSPYYDVGLKKARLAEHGIVVGERGEGISSRIRDGYTFYFGDIRDSGFLETLLRRHGVERVIHLAAQAGVRYSLTHPEVYLQSNIEGFWVVLEASRRCGVERLVYASTSSVYGLNEKVPFSERDGVDHPVSLYAATKRSNELFAHVYSHIYGLPTIGLRFFTVYGPWGRPDMAYFSFTERILKGEPIEVFNHGRMERDFTYVEDVVEGVARVAEHPLPERRDWDPSDPRPDRSSAPFWVYNIGHGSPVGLMDFIRAIEEALGREARIVYREMQPGDVVATHASTESLEEAVGYHPSTPLSEGIRRFVAWYCSYYGIER
- the murA gene encoding UDP-N-acetylglucosamine 1-carboxyvinyltransferase — translated: MRYRIEGGFPLKGTILAKGNKNAALPCIAACLLTDEEVVLENVPDIQDVRVMLDIVQYLGVQVTRLRKDSYRLKTTDIVTSEIPQEKAKLIRASILFAGPLLARTGKAVLSPPGGDVIGRRRLDTHFLALSALGARVEIDGVFRLTAHRLVGDEIFLDEASVTATENAIMAAVLAEGTTVIRNAASEPHVQDLCHMLNQMGAQISGIGSNVLTIEGVERLSGTTFAIGSDYMEVGSFIGLAAVTRGDVVIENADPQHLRMTKLAFGKLGIYWEQEGRTIHVPAGQSLKVVPDLGGAIPKIDDAPWPGFPADLTSIMTVVATQAEGTILIHEKMFESRMFFVDKLIEMGARIILCDPHRAVVSGPSRLRGSELTSPDVRAGMAMVIAALCAEGESLIHNVYQIERGYEDLVERLQHLGARIRKES
- a CDS encoding aspartate kinase produces the protein MKVMKFGGSSVADGPKIAHVVELVRKAREREPVAVVLSAMKGVTDLLLSMARKAESGDPSYREDLSSLTSRQKETLSSLMGDGTQAGAAWDAVSALLEDLSSILHGIELVRECSRRSLDLVASFGERLNCTLVTRYLLSLGERAEYVDAREVVLTDDSFGSAVVQFEETYGRIRERLAGDAIYVVTGFIGATREGVTTTLGRNGSDYSAAIVGAGVGAEEVEIWTDVDGVLSADPRVVPEAFVLEEVSFQEAMELSYFGAKVIHPYTMIPAVERDIPIVIKNTMNPGFPGTRIVKHPKPHPWPITGIASIPGVALINIEGSGMMGVPGIAARVFSALAEAKVNIIMISQASSEHSICVVCRKEEVDRALDALERSLEPERRARIISDFECIRDLEIIAIVGENMRGTPGLAGRLFQAVGERGINVHAIAQGSSERNLSFVVDEERGQEAVRVIHRAFFGR